ATAATTTTTTCGTCATCTCCAACGCTGCTACTCACCCGTAATATACGGGCAAGAATGCCTTGTTGTATAAGGAAGAACAGGACAAAGTAGATAATATTTGCGATGATAATTATCTGTATCGCCTGAGAAATGTCCTTTGTGAAGCTAATTTGCCGAATAGTAACAGTGACAGGGGCTTCTGTGAGGTTATAGTTTCCGTTGGTAAAATCAAACTGAAAGACCTGACTACGGTTCATGTCAAGGCTGCCATGAATTTGCTGGGCACTTTTCCACCAGTCAGGGACAACAAACCGATCAAGATCTAGGGTAGTGCGTATTTTTCCATCGGTTGTAAATATTTCCTTACGAAAGGGAGCGTAGGTCGCACTGATTCCTTCGCGAGTAAAGTCTTCGATAAATGTTTTGACATAAAAAAAGAGGGTGCGTTCATTCTCAATTTCAGCATCCAAGTGTACGTGGGTGTAGTCTGATATGTCAAAGTGTACCTCGGGCCGTTCCTGCGGTTTTGCGATGTACACCCCTGCATACTTGTCAGGGTGGTCACTTTCTTCAAGGGAGAATTCCCATGTGAGTTGTGTGCTGTCAAAATCAGTGATTATTGCCAAGGAGTTTCCGCCGTCAGCAAGGTCTGAGTATGTGCCCGTAGAAAGAGTTGTGTCAACGGCTCCGGCATAAGATGGGAGGATGTAT
The nucleotide sequence above comes from Chitinivibrio alkaliphilus ACht1. Encoded proteins:
- a CDS encoding helix-turn-helix transcriptional regulator, with amino-acid sequence MNTYLWGFITAPILLSLLGIFIIHTPQKYILPSYAGAVDTTLSTGTYSDLADGGNSLAIITDFDSTQLTWEFSLEESDHPDKYAGVYIAKPQERPEVHFDISDYTHVHLDAEIENERTLFFYVKTFIEDFTREGISATYAPFRKEIFTTDGKIRTTLDLDRFVVPDWWKSAQQIHGSLDMNRSQVFQFDFTNGNYNLTEAPVTVTIRQISFTKDISQAIQIIIIANIIYFVLFFLIQQGILARILRVSSSVGDDEKIIISYDKIEMKDEQEDDVRRITEQISKNYANADFNVEKLAREAGVSTSKIPALLKKKYSMNFKQYLNMVRITEAKRLLLETEHQIVSIAHSVGYNNIPHFNRTFKQYTGLSPKKYRENPEEATPIVERIKGK